In the genome of Phlebotomus papatasi isolate M1 chromosome 2, Ppap_2.1, whole genome shotgun sequence, one region contains:
- the LOC129803063 gene encoding larval/pupal cuticle protein H1C-like produces MAFKLVAFLATLAVAQAGLLDAPGHLAYSGGHHAYSHAAPVVHAAPVVHAAPLAYAAHSYAPQHYAAHSYAPQHYAYGSQHQSVLRSHLGSTVSAYGKHVESPYSHVSKYVSRVDTPHAVVAHAAPVVAKTYAAPAVVAHAAPAVYSGHVAHHAPALYSGHVAHHAPALYAGHAAHGLAYAAPHAVHYSPATAVSHASFHGVGAQYAW; encoded by the exons ATGGCATTCAAG TTGGTCGCTTTCCTCGCCACCCTGGCTGTCGCACAGGCCGGTCTTCTCGATGCTCCTGGACATTTGGCCTACAGCGGCGGACATCATGCTTACAGTCATGCTGCTCCCGTTGTTCACGCAGCCCCCGTTGTCCACGCTGCTCCCCTTGCCTATGCTGCCCACAGCTACGCTCCCCAGCATTATGCTGCGCACAGCTATGCTCCCCAGCATTATGCCTACGGATCCCAGCACCAGTCTGTCCTCCGTAGCCATCTTGGCTCAACTGTGTCCGCCTACGGCAAGCACGTTGAGTCTCCCTACTCCCACGTCTCCAAGTACGTGAGCCGTGTGGATACTCCTCATGCCGTGGTCGCTCACGCTGCCCCAGTTGTGGCTAAGACCTACGCCGCTCCCGCCGTGGTCGCTCACGCCGCCCCAGCTGTCTACTCCGGACACGTTGCGCATCACGCCCCAGCTCTCTACTCCGGACATGTTGCGCATCATGCCCCAGCTCTCTATGCCGGACATGCTGCTCATGGTCTGGCCTATGCTGCCCCCCATGCTGTCCACTACTCCCCAGCTACTGCTGTCTCCCATGCCAGCTTCCACGGTGTGGGTGCCCAGTACGCCTGGTAA